A single genomic interval of Scyliorhinus canicula chromosome 15, sScyCan1.1, whole genome shotgun sequence harbors:
- the LOC119978233 gene encoding CMRF35-like molecule 3 codes for MELIALLILMPVSNLCQLTGPEKVSGELGRSITVNCLYDRKYEDNVKQWRKGLYYITSSVVVSTEHPEKGKVTLTDNRTQGIFSVTMDKLMKSDEGRYWCVIGTGAFKYDEKVPVDIELSEELQWTSTMGPNTRIASDTVTPSSSISPNHIEAELNSHRLWTLFRWLLFAALAVCTVSVTCWTRFAKQSSSPGQQMKG; via the exons ATGGAATTAATTGCTCTTCTAATTCTAATGCCGGTATCAA ATTTGTGTCAATTAACTGGACCCGAGAAGGTTTCTGGGGAATTAGGAAGATCAATCACTGTGAACTGTCTGTATGATCGGAAATACGAGGACAATGTTAAACAATGGCGTAAAGGTCTTTATTACATAACAAGTTCTGTTGTGGTTTCCACTGAACATCCAGAAAAAGGAAAAGTAACTCTGACTGACAAcagaacacaaggaatattttcaGTGACCATGGACAAGCTAATGAAGAGCGATGAAGGACGATACTGGTGTGTGATAGGAACAGGAGCATTTAAATATGATGAAAAGGTTCCTGTTGACATAGAATTATCTGAAG AACTGCAATGGACTTCAACAATGGGCCCTAACACCAGGATAGCATCGGATACTGTGACACCTTCTTCTTCCATAAGTCCCAATCACAT AGAAGCTGAACTGAACAGTCACCGTTTATGGACTCTATTCCGCTGGCTGCTCTTTGCTGCTCTGGCTGTTTGCACCGTTTCAGTCACATGTTGGACACGATTTGCAAAACAATCCAG TTCCCCAGGGCAGCAAATGAAGGGTTAA